In one Echinicola marina genomic region, the following are encoded:
- a CDS encoding helix-turn-helix domain-containing protein encodes MILSTYLKICGTVGASFWTIQNWMHSERWKESGQPPKPINEKAKELYKKGMSYNEVAKALKISRSTAFKYVKASGKGGG; translated from the coding sequence TTGATATTATCAACCTACCTTAAAATCTGCGGAACAGTTGGTGCAAGCTTTTGGACTATCCAAAACTGGATGCATTCGGAAAGGTGGAAAGAATCGGGTCAACCTCCTAAGCCCATAAACGAAAAGGCTAAAGAACTGTATAAAAAGGGGATGTCTTACAACGAAGTGGCAAAGGCTTTGAAAATTTCCCGTTCTACCGCTTTTAAGTATGTCAAGGCGAGTGGTAAAGGTGGGGGGTGA